GCCCGATCGAGGTTTACGACATCAACATGTTCGTGGCCAAGGCGGTCCTCGCCGGCGGCATCCGCCGCTCCGCCACCATCTGCCTCTTCTCCCCCGACGACGAGGAAATGATGAACGCCAAGACCGGCAACTGGTTCGAAAAATACCCCCAGCGCTCCGCCTCGAACAACTCCGCCGTCCTCGCCCGCGCCGAGAACAACCACGAAAACTTCAAGAAACTCTTCAAGGCCCAGAAGGAATTCGGCGAGCCCGGCTTCTTCTTCTGCGACCATCCCGACGCCGGCTGCAACCCCTGCGCCGAGATCAACCTCCTCCCCGTGGTGGACTGGGAGCTTTCCGGCGAGGAATACAGCAAGCTCCTCGCCTGGGGCTACAAGGGCGAGCTCCCCGGCATCAACCGGCTCTCCGGCTTCCAGATGTGCAATCTGACGACCATCAACGGCCGCGCCGCCGAGACCGAGGAAGCCTTCTACTCCGCCTGCATCGCCGCCACCGCCATCGGCACGCTGCAAGCCGCCTACACCGACATGCCCTACCTCGGGCCCGTCACCCGCCTCATCAACGAGCACGACGCCCTCCTCGGCGTCTCCATCTGCGGGTTCATGGACAATCCCAACATCCTCTTCGACTCCGACATCCTCGCCCGCGGCGCCAGCCTCTGCCGCGCCACCAACCGCCTCGTCGCGCGCCTCATCGGCATCCGCCCCGCGGCCAAGCTCACCACCTGCAAGCCCGAGGGCACCGCCTCGCTCCTCCTCAACGCCGCCAGCGGCATCCACCCGCACCACGCCCGCCATTACTTCCGCCGCGTGCAGGCCAACCGCAAGGAGCCCATCTACGCCTTCTTCAAGAGCATCAACCCGCAGATGGCCGAGGCATCCGTTTACAGCCCCGAGACCGACGACGTCATCAGCTTCCCCGTCGAGGCCGCGCCGCAGGCGATCCTCCGCAAGGACATCAACGCCGTCCAGTTCCTCCAGCTCGTCGCCCTCGTGCAGCACTCCTGGGTCATCCCCGGCGGCGACCCCGAGTCCCGCTCGCCCAACCTCCACCACAACGTCTCCAACACCTGCACCGTGCGCCAGGACGAGTGGAACGACGTGGCCGAATTCATTTGGGAGAACCGCGAATCCTTCACCGGCGTCTCGCTCCTGCAGGATGCGGGCGACAAAGTCTATCCGCAGGCCCCGCGCGAGGAGATCGTCACCGAGACCGACGTCGCCAAGTGGAACGCCCTCAAGCCGCGCCGCGTGGATTACACGAAGATGCGCGAGGCCACCGACGAGACGAACCTCAAGGACATCGTGGCCTGCGCCGGCGGCGCCTGCGAGATTGTCTGAGCTTTCCCGGGAGCTGCAAACAACGACTCACCACCCGACGCGCGGCCCAAAACGCCGCGCGTTTTTCTTTTCGGTCACCCCGATGTCCGATGCCGGAATCCTGGTTTGCCACATGAGGGGGACGGCGGCAGCATTCATACTTCCGTGATGCCTCGTCCGCAGCAAAAGACCTTTCGCCCCAGACTCGCGCCCCGGCTGGGAATGCTCCTTTTCAACGGGATCATGCTTGCCGCATGTGTATGTGTTGTCGTGTTTCTTGGCGTCCCGGACAAACCGTTCATGATGCTGGCTGCATTCCTCCTGCTTGGGTGGTCATGCAGGACCGCCGCCTCGGTGGTTGCCTGCCTTAGGCAAATCCACGTCACTCCGGAAGGCATCCGGAAAACGCCTCTGGGATTTCATCTCCGCTGGAAGGAAATCGCACGCTGGTCGGTTGAAAACGCCGGGGACTCCGCGAATTTTTACCCGCACAAAAAAACGCGCCCGAAAAAGATCTCCGCATCGGAGGCCGGCGTCCCCGGATTCGGAAGGTTCGTCGCCGAAGTCAGGATGCACCTGGGCAACGAAACCGAAACCCCGTGAACTGGCTCGCGCATCTCCACCTCTCGAAACCGGCGCCCGCGTTTCGCATCGGCAGCCTCCTGCCGGACTTCACCACGCCCGCGTGCATCGCCGCGCTGCCGGAGGAATTCCAACGCGGCGCGGAATGCCACCGGCGCATCGACGCGTTCACCGATGCGCATCCGGTCGTGCGTCGCAGCATGGCGCGCGTCGGCCCGCACTACCGCCGCTTCGCCGGCGTGCTGGTGGACGTCTTCTACGACCATATCCTCGCGCGCGACTGGGCATCCCATGCCGGGATTCCCCTGCCCGCCTTCGCCGCCGAAATCTACGACGGCTTCCGCTCCCAGCGGACTCTCCTGCCGGACGACCTCAACGCCCGTTTCGACCTCATGATCGAGCACGACTGGCTGTGCGGCTACCGCGAGCTGGCCGGCATCCGCGCCGCGCTCGCCCGCCTCTCCTCCCGCCTGCGCCGCCCCTTCGATCTCGCCGCCGCGACCGACATCCTCGCGCAAAACCACGAGGCTTTCCGCTCCGACTTCAACACGTATTTCCCGCAGTTGCGCGCGCACGTGGCGGCTTTCATGGGCGGCGTTTGCGGAGACAGCGCACCCAAGAACGGAATGGACCAGGGCAGCGGGCTCGCGTCAGCGCGTAGCGCAGGCATCCTGCCTGCCGTCGAAACAAAAGGCGCGAAGCGCCGCTGACTTTTTTAAAAAAGAATGCCGCGCTTCGCGCGATATTCTAACCACGGCAGGCAAGGATGCCTGCGCTACGCACGCTGACGCGTGGCTGTTTGCCTCTTTGTGTCATGCGCCAGCATCACGTTCTGTCGCACCCTCCTCCAATCCTGCGGGACGTTCGTCCCGTCCGGCGGCGGAGACGCCGCCGCTCCACGGCATGTCGTCTCCGTTCCATCGGGCACGCATGGGCCAAGCCGCCCAAGCAGCGGGGCTACCAGTTGCGGCGGTAGCCGAGATTCAACGCCCACGGGCGCTCGTAGCCGCCGGCCTTGTTGTATTCATAATCAAAATACACCTGGCTCGACGGATCGATGAGGTAGCTCGCGCCCAGGCCGGTCTCGAAACGCCAGCCGTCGAGGGCCGGGGCGTAGATGCCGCCCCCGGCGTAAACTTCGCCGCCGTCCGTGTTGCTGCGCACGGTGCCGAACTTCGCATAGGGCCGCCAGGCGCCGAGGTCCACGCCGCCGCGCAGTTGCAGGCGGTATTGGAAGGCCGTGGCCTTGCGGATGCTCACGTCGATGGTCTGCAAGGAGGAGCTGGCGGCCGTGTAATCCTCGCCGTCGATATAGGCCACGGCGGCCTGCACGGAGGGCTCCAGCCAGACATGGCGTTTCCGGAGGCGGCGCCCGGCCTCGACGGAAAAGCCGTAGAGGAGGTTGGAATAATCGGCGCGGGTGAGTTGCCCGTCATCGGAACGGGCGTCGAGCCGGTTGTCGTAGCGGTCGATGCGGGCGACGAGATCGGCGTACCAGCCGGAGGCGTGCAGCCACGTCGCATAGACGCCCGCGCCCACGCTGCCGGTGGTGCTTTCCCCGTGGTTGTCGTGGTCCCGGCTGCTTTGTCCCATCGCGATGAAGCCGCCGGCGAAGAAGTCGCCGGCATCCATGCCGAAGGCGCGGTCGAGCCCGGCGGTCACACCAAAGGTGTCCTGGTCGAAGGCCGCGCCCGCCGCGTCCTTGCCGGCGCTCAGGTGATAGGCGCCGGTGCGCACCCAGACATTGCCGGTGGGGGTGGTGTCCCCGCCTCGCCCGACGGCGGGAATGCCGCCGCTCCGCAGTTCGCCCATGCGGAGGCGCAACGAATCGAGACTGTAATGCCAGTCGATGGACAGCACGCCCGCGGTCAGGAGAATGGCGTCGGCGGCGCGGCTTTGGGCGCTGCGTCCGAGATACCAGGTGAGCGGATCGGAAGCCAGCGGGTCATCGGGATCGCCTTGAAAAAGCGCGTAGCTGTGCATGCCGGCATCGATCGCGTTGGCGGTGAAAGTCGCATCGCCGGCCCCGATTGCGACAATCCCCATGGACAGCGTCGATGGATTCGCGGGCGCGCCGCCGAGGGCGGTGAGCAGAAGCGTGTGCGTCCCGGTGGCGGTGCCGGTGACGACGATCCGGTCCGCCTCCTGCGTGGCGAGATTTACGTCCATCGTGTAGGTGCCGTGGCCTGAAAGGCCGGC
This genomic stretch from Termitidicoccus mucosus harbors:
- a CDS encoding ATP cone domain-containing protein, with protein sequence MKKNSPISIANILPSDSSATAPKGAQLLNRSIPADARMVVKRDGSRARFDQNKITRAIALAFYDVRNDNAPNPSRDDFLAQYGLDNDTFIEAVKIGEGVSQMLELYYRDGKHPTIEQVQDATEKAIAASGNWEVARSYVLYRIQHATTRLAKYEENGLGDYIAMAKYARYRPELGRRETFPEAVERVRDMHSTFFASKLDAKIPATLPADIAGLAGPAAAQLTAALGGKTLHDLIHLVFDKVSSKEVLPSMRSMQFGGEAILKNHSRMFNCSFANVDRVEFFREYFYLLLSGCGVGFSVQKHHVALLPPLPARGNEYDLPVWHYHIGDTIEGWSDALHALFISFYESKKIEFDYSIIRGRGIALKTSGGKAPGHLPLKRALNQVEEILNQASGRALRPIEVYDINMFVAKAVLAGGIRRSATICLFSPDDEEMMNAKTGNWFEKYPQRSASNNSAVLARAENNHENFKKLFKAQKEFGEPGFFFCDHPDAGCNPCAEINLLPVVDWELSGEEYSKLLAWGYKGELPGINRLSGFQMCNLTTINGRAAETEEAFYSACIAATAIGTLQAAYTDMPYLGPVTRLINEHDALLGVSICGFMDNPNILFDSDILARGASLCRATNRLVARLIGIRPAAKLTTCKPEGTASLLLNAASGIHPHHARHYFRRVQANRKEPIYAFFKSINPQMAEASVYSPETDDVISFPVEAAPQAILRKDINAVQFLQLVALVQHSWVIPGGDPESRSPNLHHNVSNTCTVRQDEWNDVAEFIWENRESFTGVSLLQDAGDKVYPQAPREEIVTETDVAKWNALKPRRVDYTKMREATDETNLKDIVACAGGACEIV
- a CDS encoding ACP phosphodiesterase, which produces MNWLAHLHLSKPAPAFRIGSLLPDFTTPACIAALPEEFQRGAECHRRIDAFTDAHPVVRRSMARVGPHYRRFAGVLVDVFYDHILARDWASHAGIPLPAFAAEIYDGFRSQRTLLPDDLNARFDLMIEHDWLCGYRELAGIRAALARLSSRLRRPFDLAAATDILAQNHEAFRSDFNTYFPQLRAHVAAFMGGVCGDSAPKNGMDQGSGLASARSAGILPAVETKGAKRR